Proteins encoded in a region of the Bacteroidota bacterium genome:
- a CDS encoding RidA family protein gives MIRLIFVLAALALGVFAYFFDGNETEHEVIFTASAPMPIGPYSQGIKVGNTLYVSGQIGMDTNGKLDSASIQAEVMQALKNVEAIVKMAGMEMKHVVKSTLFVKDLSHFAKINEVYGLFFPIDPPARETVQISALPKNAHFEISVVAVK, from the coding sequence ATGATTCGTTTAATTTTTGTTTTGGCGGCTTTAGCTCTAGGTGTGTTTGCTTATTTTTTTGATGGCAATGAAACAGAGCATGAGGTAATCTTCACCGCTTCGGCACCCATGCCTATTGGTCCGTATAGCCAGGGCATAAAGGTGGGAAATACTTTATATGTATCCGGACAAATAGGAATGGATACCAACGGAAAATTAGATTCGGCAAGTATACAAGCAGAAGTGATGCAAGCTTTGAAAAATGTGGAAGCCATTGTGAAAATGGCAGGCATGGAAATGAAGCATGTAGTGAAATCTACTTTGTTTGTTAAAGACCTAAGTCATTTCGCGAAGATTAATGAAGTGTACGGTTTGTTTTTTCCGATTGATCCACCGGCCCGCGAGACGGTTCAGATAAGCGCATTACCGAAAAACGCACACTTTGAAATTTCGGTGGTGGCGGTGAAGTAA
- a CDS encoding aminotransferase class V-fold PLP-dependent enzyme: MNRRDFFLKSAGATAGLTFLSAIDKVYAAELENQVNRIEGLSACDAAADEDFWGWVRESYTVSPNIINLNNGGVSPQPKVVQDAHIRFYQYSNEAPSYYMWRILDQGREGLREKLAELCGVSMEEIAINRNATEGLNTIIFGLNLKAGDEVVLSKYDYPNMMNAWKQREKRDGVKLVWIDIPQPCEDDKQIIKLYEDAITSKTKIVHITHLINWTGNIVPVKAIADMAHKKGCEVIVDAAHSFGHINFKIEDTGADYFATSLHKWLCAPFGSGLMYIKKDKIKNIWALLSAGEPDGDDIRKFEVLGTRSFASEMAIGTAVDFHNVIGAKRKEERLRYLKNYWYNKVKDLPNAKFWTSRKDQYSCAIGVIGFEGWKANQVEAKLMEKHKIHSVSMIYEKIDGIRVTPNVYTSIRDLDVLVKGLNEISKMEPPKDSK, from the coding sequence ATGAACCGTCGCGATTTTTTTCTTAAAAGTGCAGGTGCTACAGCCGGACTCACCTTCCTGTCAGCAATCGATAAAGTATATGCCGCCGAATTGGAGAATCAGGTGAACCGCATTGAAGGTTTATCGGCCTGTGATGCCGCTGCCGACGAAGATTTTTGGGGATGGGTACGAGAAAGCTACACGGTTTCTCCAAATATCATTAATTTAAATAACGGTGGTGTAAGTCCGCAACCCAAAGTGGTACAAGACGCGCATATTCGCTTCTATCAATACAGTAATGAGGCGCCTTCTTATTATATGTGGCGCATCTTGGACCAAGGCCGAGAAGGTTTACGCGAAAAACTCGCTGAACTCTGTGGTGTTTCCATGGAGGAAATCGCTATCAATCGTAACGCTACCGAAGGTTTGAATACAATAATTTTTGGCTTGAATTTAAAGGCTGGCGACGAAGTAGTTTTAAGTAAATACGATTACCCAAACATGATGAACGCCTGGAAACAGCGTGAAAAGCGGGATGGTGTAAAATTAGTTTGGATAGATATTCCTCAACCATGTGAGGATGATAAACAAATTATTAAGCTGTATGAGGATGCTATTACATCTAAAACAAAAATCGTACACATTACGCACTTAATTAACTGGACCGGCAATATCGTTCCGGTAAAAGCCATTGCTGATATGGCGCATAAAAAAGGCTGTGAAGTGATTGTAGATGCGGCGCATTCGTTCGGACACATCAATTTTAAAATCGAAGACACCGGCGCTGATTATTTTGCTACTTCTTTACATAAATGGTTGTGCGCGCCCTTTGGAAGCGGATTGATGTATATTAAGAAAGATAAAATTAAAAACATCTGGGCTTTGCTTTCGGCAGGAGAACCTGACGGAGATGATATTCGCAAATTTGAAGTATTGGGAACTCGTTCCTTTGCATCGGAAATGGCTATAGGTACTGCGGTTGATTTTCATAATGTAATTGGCGCGAAACGTAAAGAAGAAAGATTACGTTATTTAAAAAATTACTGGTACAATAAAGTGAAGGATTTGCCGAATGCTAAATTCTGGACCTCACGCAAAGATCAATATTCTTGTGCTATTGGTGTGATTGGATTTGAAGGCTGGAAGGCAAATCAGGTGGAAGCAAAGTTAATGGAGAAACATAAAATTCATTCCGTCTCGATGATCTACGAAAAAATTGATGGTATTCGCGTAACACCGAATGTGTATACTTCCATCCGTGATCTGGATGTATTAGTGAAAGGCTTGAATGAAATTTCTAAAATGGAACCGCCTAAAGATTCTAAGTAA
- a CDS encoding T9SS type A sorting domain-containing protein, with product MKKIYKSNLMLAAIVAIGMSNAANAQCTAPPTPTISGNSICTGDSAVLMATEPSSVLTGWYQFPYGGNAIATGSVYTTPTLTANTVYYTAQLSPTGTASLALPNQTSTFSGNVRGYWFTAPSDFVITGVRVPTDASSGNSNIAIVKLPTTPPLYSATTNTFDVLYLTQNNTSGTGTISVNIPVYTGDIIGVLGNRNDVNSYASPAPFNTTLGTYSVTLTRLGMQFNLSTTAPQQLWMEASGSISRVELYTTLGCLNSITATTVSVNSAPTVSASTSASLICTGNSATLTANGATTYSWSSGSTSATAVVSPTTTTTYTVVGYNGGCESTPVFVVQNVSACTGIDNMYTNYNGVDVYPNPAVAAINISVTDLNNTPVVEIMDALGKQVAIIEIKSNTTSIDLQDAKAGVYYYKVYNANETLRIGKFVKQ from the coding sequence ATGAAAAAAATCTACAAAAGTAATTTAATGCTGGCGGCAATTGTTGCCATCGGAATGAGTAATGCGGCAAATGCGCAATGCACCGCGCCGCCAACACCAACCATTAGCGGTAATTCAATTTGTACCGGTGATTCGGCTGTATTAATGGCGACGGAGCCTTCTTCAGTGCTTACAGGTTGGTACCAATTTCCATATGGCGGAAATGCCATTGCAACAGGTTCGGTATACACAACACCAACCTTAACTGCAAATACTGTTTATTATACCGCGCAATTATCTCCAACAGGAACAGCTTCTTTAGCTTTACCAAATCAAACCTCTACATTCTCAGGAAATGTTCGTGGTTATTGGTTTACGGCTCCTTCTGATTTTGTTATAACCGGTGTTCGCGTTCCAACAGATGCTAGCTCAGGTAACTCTAATATTGCTATTGTAAAGTTACCTACAACTCCTCCTTTGTATTCAGCCACAACAAATACCTTTGATGTATTGTATTTAACGCAGAATAACACATCAGGAACCGGCACCATTTCTGTAAATATTCCGGTTTATACCGGCGATATTATCGGAGTATTAGGGAATAGAAATGACGTAAACTCTTATGCATCTCCGGCGCCATTTAATACTACATTAGGCACATACTCTGTAACTTTAACTCGTTTAGGCATGCAGTTTAATTTATCAACTACGGCGCCTCAACAATTATGGATGGAAGCAAGCGGAAGTATTTCACGCGTGGAATTATATACAACACTTGGTTGTTTAAATTCTATCACTGCAACAACTGTTTCAGTTAACAGCGCACCAACAGTTTCTGCATCAACCAGTGCTTCTTTAATTTGTACAGGTAATTCAGCAACATTAACAGCTAACGGTGCAACAACTTATAGCTGGAGCAGTGGTTCTACTTCAGCTACAGCTGTAGTTAGTCCAACTACAACTACAACCTATACAGTTGTTGGATACAATGGTGGTTGCGAAAGCACACCTGTTTTTGTAGTTCAAAACGTTTCAGCTTGTACAGGTATCGATAATATGTACACTAATTACAATGGCGTAGATGTTTATCCAAATCCTGCTGTTGCTGCAATCAACATTTCAGTTACCGACTTAAATAATACTCCGGTAGTTGAAATTATGGATGCTTTAGGAAAACAAGTGGCCATCATCGAAATTAAATCGAATACCACTTCAATAGATTTACAAGATGCTAAAGCCGGTGTTTATTACTATAAAGTATATAACGCTAATGAAACTTTACGTATCGGTAAATTTGTAAAGCAATAA